AATAGCCCTTAGGTAGCCATGACGAAACGATTGCCACTATAAAAAAGAACATGAGTTGCGACTTACATGGAATGTGTCGTCCAAATGGGCCCCAAAGAATCACCGGTGTAAACAAAAAGTGAGCTCGTGAGATTCCGCTTTAGCATTGCCGCACACAATGCACAGTGGGCAAAATTGGCAGCATATACAGTGAGAGAACATAGTGTTATGAAAGCGTAGCGGCACAGACACAGACGCAGACACATGTTAGTCTGTCATATTCAGATATGACAAACTAAAAGTATTGAAATTTggctattaaagaaaatttcaatgaaatattatcTTTGGAGGAAATATCTTCagaggaaattttatcttaagagaaaattttatggaaactaTTTTCTACAGAGTATTTCATGATAAGTTATTccttatacagggtggctgatgaaagccgctaccaaaaaaaaatgtaataactttttttctatttaataataataatttaataattaatttaattaattaattaattaatttaattaataataatttaataattaatttaataatttaatttaacatgaataaaagaaaaatgtattccatacaccgaaaaaaaaatgtagcaatattcatcattgtagcaatattcatcagccaccctgtagaacatttcatggaaactttgtctttagaaaaaaaattcatgaaCTCATtcatgtctttagagaaaatttcatggaatgtTAGTCTtgagaaattttaattaaattttgtcttaagaaattttaatggaaaattaatcttttcaaaaaaaaaaattatgaaaattttgtctttagagaaaacttcgTGGAgaatttgcctttagagaaaatttcagggaaattttgtttttagagaaaattttgtctttagtgaaaatttgtctttagagaaattttcaagaaaattttgtctttagaaaaaatttcaaggaaatattGTCTTAACAGAACATTGATGGAAATttaatctttagagaaaatttcatgaaaatttagtcttaagagaaaactttgtggaaattttgcctttagagaaaattcatggaaattaagtcttaagagaaaactttgtggaaattttgcctttaaagaaaattcacggaaattttgtttttagagaaattttcatggaattttgttttgggaaaatttcatggaaatttagtttttagagcaaatttcattgaaattttgtatttagaaaaaatttcattgaaattttgtcttttgagaaaattttatggaacttttgtctttagagaatatttcgcagaaaatttgtcctaaaagaaaatgttatagAATTAttgccttagagaaaatttcgtcgaaatttggattacgggaaaaaattcataaaagtcctttacagactcacttagacaattttaagtccattgtgataccacagtagcggcagatcaaggcttctggcggaaatcgaacccaagattcccgcactggtaatccaagcacgctaccaactcggctaccggggcgcccaaaaataaaaatgttatcgCTGTGGAAAGTTAGTTTTTAGAGGAAATTTGAAGGACACTTCTCTACCTCGGCattgccgtaaccgaaacgaatgacatcagttttgaaataaagccaagaataatactggcaagcagtttagaaacaaggcctcggcagacgaagattaaactatacaagacactgaaaaACGCGTGATGTTacatggttccgaggcatgagtacttgtgaaagcagacgaggcagtgctatGAGTGTTTGAGGCAAAGATTCTTCGTATAATGTATGGAGCAGTTTTGATGGAGAATATCGGCGTCATATGAGCCTCGAACTGTAAGACGActttagcatagttaaacgtatcaaaatacaacgtttgtggctaggtcatgttgtcagaatgaatggaAAACCTCgaacactgtggtacacgcaaacccggACGATGGAAAGACATGTCGAAAATTAGTGTAAGAGAAGGAGCGAAAAAGATCGAGACGCTCGAAACTCCATTataagttcggctaatgggacaaatgttctgtcatagtcaattaaagtacagtaagcaatatcaggttatggagcgactTGGGCCTGCTTACCACGGTTATCGGAAGTaaccaaaagaaaaatacatcctgaattttacacaaatccgataaaaattacTGAATCTAGGGGTCCACGAATTCAAGTCGAAGAACCACTttgtatgggaggtatatccaaatctgatccgaggTGGCTCATTTTCATTGGGCCATAGATTATTGGGGCTGCAccaaaaagaagaatctgtgcacatttcaagcagatatctttattcgttcgaccgctatcgagatttcggactgatggacggacatggctagaccgacttagAATGTagaaacgatcaagaattcagaacaatatttcggcgaaatcggttaacaaataaagtttttatgggcttcagaccctttatcggcagatcggtctttatggcagctatatctaaatatagtccgatctgtgccacatttgggtcggaagttgagaggcttaaaactgcgcacaattctaaatttctgcgaaaacggataataaataaagcttttatggcctcagaccatttatcggcagatcggtctattgtaGACCGTGATTagaacagaaggacggacggacggacagacacacggacatcgttaaatcgccttagaattttacgacgatccgaaatttatgtactttgtagggtcgaaaattgatatttcgatgtattgcaaacggaatgactaaatgaatacaccccctatcctatggtggtgggtatgaaaatgtgatattttgttggtttttttcttcgtcacctttttttatagtgcgttttaACAGTTAATATATTATTATCAGAGAAAAACTTATGAAGGGTTttcttttgacaaaaatttcatggaaaaatttcatatattgaaattttatcttcagAGATaatgtcttaaaattttgcctaagagaaaatattttcgaaatttgtctttacagaaatgttcttttatttttaatatatccttaaatatccttatccttattaTATCCTTAAACGAAATTGGTTGTTTGTCCATAGCGGCATCGATTATTCTTTTTCCTTTATTCTTTAATGTGCATAAAATTTCTTAGTGTAACTGAAAGTCTAAAGAAAAAACCTTAAGCACCTCAAAAATTATTAAGGAAATTATCCTTTGCAACCAGCATTATCAGTTGCATTCAGTTTGGAAGCCTTAGAAGCTCTTCTGCCACAAAGggcatacaaattaattttgtcCTGATTGTTGGTCATTTTTGACCACTGTGCAATAgacgaaaaataaaattcaatttgccaGTTGGTTTTAGGCCGTTTTCTTTGTTTCCTGGGATTTTTCAGTTTAGTTCTTTGCTAAACTTAGACGAGTGAGGAACAGTGCGCGCACTTCGGTCGCCAATCGGAAGACAATGCAAACCAAGTTAATTGAGATACCATTCGAAAAGTGGTCCCAGTTACGTAATTTATATCAACATAATAAAAATCGTGCCATCTCCTACAACACAATACAGACATTTATCGATTGGGCTAAAAAAGATCCGAATTTGCCGTTAAAAATCTACACCCCAAGCAGAGAATGGGAAGTCGACGGTACATATGTGGCCGCGGTGAGTATCAGCGGAAGCACATCAATGCAGAGCAGCATTCAAAACTAAAGCAGCGTGTGTTGTCATTTCCCTCCCCCCTTCCGCGAAATAGGCCCCTATGATAAAACAGATATTCTGCAATACCTTGAAAGATGACTACAACATTTTATTGACCGCCTTGAACTGCTTCGATAATTCACACATGGTCGGAGGCACGCCGGAACATTTAATGCCTGCAGTGGAACAGCATTTCCTTGACTCGGGTCTAACCAAGGATCAAATTATGCCTACCGGCACCTGTTGGCATCACATCACAAGAGAGGAGGCCTTAAAGTTTGACACAGAGTAAGACAACACGCTATTCTCGATTTTTGTTTACACTATGCCCATATGTCAAGAGAGTTTTGTTGCCAACGGAAATCTAATCTAACATATGAGGAAATTGTTGTTAAGAACGGAAACACAGAAAGTGAATGCGTAAGGGTTGTGTGTGGTATTCAAACAAGTTTtctcttcttttgttttttcataaattcaaacatttttaaaagtcTTTTAGTGCTTCCTTCTAAAAATTCTATGCGACAAGTGAACATTTACACTCACGCAAAACTTTTAAATGCCATTCGTTCGAGTGTTTTACTTGCGGAATGTTGAATGAGTACCAagaaaataataacaagtaaaagtgtgctaagttcggccgggccgaatcttgggaacctaccaccatggattctggttaaaaaattttacaaaataaatttagttgaagtgcataatttaattctattgggttgcccaaaaagtaattgcggtttttttaaaagaaagtaaatgcatttttaataaaacttaatatgaactttaatcaaatatactttttttacactttttttctaaagcaagctaaaagtaacagctgataactgacagaagaaagaatgcaattacagagtcacaagctgtgaaaaaatttgtcaacgccgactatatgaaaaatccgcaattactttttgggcaacccaatacatagcaAATTTCTGCACAAACTTTCGCACAAGGATATTGGAGAGACCCgtttatacaggagctatatcaagttatagacttaTTTGAATCGCACTTgccacagtggttgaaagtcgttacagaacaccgtatgcaaaatttcagcgaaatctggcaaaaattgtggcttgtaaggactcgagaagtcaaatcggcagatcggtttatatgggagctatattaggtcataaaccgattcggactttacttactacagttgttggaaatcataacggaacaccatctgcaaaattttagccaaatcggacaaaaattgcggcttctagggtcgcaagaagtcaaatcgggagatcgatttatatatgggagctatatccaaatctgaaccaatatggcccatttgcaatccccaacgacctacatgaataataagtatctgtgcaaaatttcaagcggctagcttttcgcgtttgaccgctatcatgatttcgacagtcggacggacatggctagatcgactcagaatgccgagacgaacaagtatatatatatatatatatatatatatatatatatatatatatatatatatatatatatatgcccaGCGCATTGTTCAAGGACATTTTTTCAGTCTCCCGCATTCTTTGGGGACATTTCCATTGTTTGGGGACTGTCCTCACTTCTTTTGTGGTTCTAGCGCATTGTTTGGGGACATTCCCTGTTTGGggacacaaaaattttttttcgaccttttaatttttcatgaaacCTCTTTTCTTTTCAAACTAATTTTTGCCATTATTAGTTCGTTATAAGCTCATtttctatttaatttattttttttaatgtttcatATGAGAACTCTATGTTGCCACCTGTCTTAAAAAACAGTTGAAAATTAACGCCGTTCACTAACCACTCAACTTGCGGCTTCGAGTTGTGCTGTTGACTGCATGCCTTCAAGTGTTGTTTACACTTGGAACAAAATcaataagtagatttgctcacactgaaaatgtatgggaaacctcgtcgcaaatctagatttgctccaagtgtAAACAAGACTTTACTTCGTCATCAAAATGTGTAATAGGATGGTAGCTCAGTGGTAGTATTCCGCACCAGCGAACAGCTGTCAATATCAATGCTGACGACTTTCGTGTCTATACATGAAAATGGCGATATTTTTTCCCaaactaatttttaataattaggGCAacatgggtatcgaatgaaaggtgtgTAAAAGTAGATTAAGATTTTTGAACACAACTTTGGCCCCTAGCCtcagggggtcaccccaccctcaaaactacctaccaaaaaacatttttaacgaTTAAGCTCCCATTAGACGAGCCgacatgtcatatgtaatttAAATTGCTGTTTTGAAAGatgtacacatcgtgtgatacgtaagaaaaatttaatatgacaaatggattttggaaaaaatatccaactttttcgattaaatcgagcttttatttcatcgaacatacatgtagacacatgtctataaaaaCAAAGTGCAAAACATACGACATTTCATGGCGATTAGATACACAACTTTGACCCCTAGCTTCAGgggggttaccccacccccaaaactactcccccaaaatgtttttttatcgattggacaatatgggtatcgaataaAAGGTGTGTTAAAGAGGAGTAAGAATTTGATGCATAACTTTTGCCCCTAATAtcagggggtcaccccacccccaaaatacattttttgattagaccaatatgaGTATTATATGAAAGGTTGTTCAAAGTAAAGTACAATTCTGATACCCAACTTTGTCCCCTAGCATTAGGGGGATCACCCCTACCacaaaaatacccccaaaaaACCTTTTTATCGATTAGGGCAATATAGGTATTACATGAGAGGTATTTAGAGAGTAAGATTTTGATTTTACATATCCGATCCAtcgacatacagattatgtgtgagaCAGCCACCGACTCCCTGATGCTTAAGACGATAAAGGAATGAGGGTAATAGAGGGTACGAGAAGTTCATACCTTTGCGTATTAGCGAGTCGACGGTAGGAAAACTGGATGGAATaactgagatgacacttgatgaCCATTGCGAAGCACAGCTGCCactggcacagtcttggattgacgaagcTTTGGTATCGCCATCTGGAAGTACATGCTACACGGACCCAGGAACTGACATCTGTTTCCGAatccctgaccataatacggtcctgcagagagagatccggacgatcacagAATGCATAAAGTTGTGTAGTGCTCAAGCGAGGACGTCATGTGTGAACACAtttactgccgtcaataaacttggttaatccgaggCATTTGGAGTCGCATGTAACATTTTAGAAGgtcgaaacgatcggtaggtcGACGATAAAATACTACTGTAAGGAAATAAGGAGTTTAGTATAGTTTTCTTATAACAGGATCAGCGTTACCGTTGGTAACCCTAAAGGGTCATCGGTGTCATAGTATATTACCACTGTGTGCACACTTAcacccgtattcacaaaacttgaaGTAGCGTTAAAGtaggcttatttgacagatttcctttaagaactgtcaaataacccTACTATAAAGCTGttctaagttttgtgaatatgggcattaaactccgtttacattggccactaaatccggatttaaggctttcatcagctgattttataaagggaaaacaggtgatcgagccattaaatccggatttagtggccaatgtaaatgGGGTTTAACACCcgcattcacaaaacttaaatcaGTTTtatagtaggtttatttgacagttccatAAAGGAAGTCCGTCAAATAACCCTACTTTAAACCATGTTTACACTAACACCCAAATCTACTTGATTTAAGATAATCTCCCAAACCCGTTTACACTACGATTAAAGAGATTTGCTTTTGTCAACAGGGTTGTTTTTGAAagcatttttatgctgatcagaatttttattgtgtttaaCACATATATTGTGGTCTGCAATTTAATATAtgaaacgattttattaaatttaacaccaaattttataaattcaataagaaattgtcagatgttggCAAAAAGTGCTGGCCAAAACTACCAataataaccggtattcaatacaaacgcagtgttgcatttcAATTTCGAAGGAAGTTTGCTGCAAAACACCTCAACtaagtagatttgctcacactcaaaatgtatgggaaacctcgtCGCAAAACACGAGTTTTGCGAAAGctcgtcgcaaatctagatttgctctaAGTGTAAACAAGACATAAATAAGACTTAAGCCCCCATTAGACGAGCCGACAagtcatatgtaatttcaaaaattgctactctgaaagttgtacacatcgtgcGATAagtaagaaacatttttttatttttatttttttatttatttatttcagtaTAATACAAAAGCCTTACGGCCAAATATCTGTATTACAAAGTAGGATTCCTGAGCAAAGTTATTTCATAATTATaattatacaataaaaaaatgtataagcATATAAaatctatatatgtatgtacatattaagggaaattattcaaatattcctaaaaaaaactacaatattaaaaaaaaatttcgcttagaaGTTACAAAATTGGCTCCCCAGCCGtattacacaaaaaaatatatacaaattacCATGCTTGAAGGATAACAACCATAAGAAATTAGGTAggtcaatgatttttttatatgaatgatGAAATataatatgacaaatggattttggaatatatatgcaactttttcgattaaatcgagcttTTATTGCCTCGAACATTCATGTTGAGacatgtctataaaaaagtacaatacattTCAGAATACATGGCAattagagcgcgctctattcgtatttgacgTACATAAGACAAGACTTGTCGGCTCGTCTAGTTGGGGCTTTAAACAAGACATTAACGccactttaagttttgtgaatatgagcATTAATTTGCGAGCAGTTTTTATAACACGCCAGACAAACTCACCACTGTTGGCA
The Stomoxys calcitrans chromosome 3, idStoCalc2.1, whole genome shotgun sequence genome window above contains:
- the LOC106082090 gene encoding uncharacterized protein LOC106082090, which encodes MQTKLIEIPFEKWSQLRNLYQHNKNRAISYNTIQTFIDWAKKDPNLPLKIYTPSREWEVDGTYVAAAPMIKQIFCNTLKDDYNILLTALNCFDNSHMVGGTPEHLMPAVEQHFLDSGLTKDQIMPTGTCWHHITREEALKFDTDLPENITTKGLSECHAEQVNRVWPHRTEGSVKFVKHLIKYNKSVGLFDGDKLVAWCLLLPLGSLGLLQVEESHRRIGLGKLAVKLMSKYLAENGVDITASVVFANVPSRSMFKQLGFTIIDNVYWTSKK